CTTTGATCATGCGGACCAGGTCTCCTTTATCGAACGTTGCAGCTTGTTCGATGCTGAACGTTTCCGTCACCCATCGATTCAAGCCGTAATAAGATACAATCGCCTCTAAATAGCGCACCAGCCCGTTGCTTGCGATAAACACCGAGTAGCCTTCCGAGCAAAGTTTCTCGAGCACCTCTTCCACTCCCGGATATAAAGCGCCATGGCCTTCTCTGATGTTGTCGATCAGCCGTTCAAGAAAATGCCCATCCATTTCACCTTTCAATTCATCCGACTTCTCCGGCAACAATGCCTGCCATACCGCAGGCAGCGGCACGCCCATAATGTTCCGGTACTCATCGATCGGTGCCGCACCTTGCCATTCGCCGCGCTCACGAAGAATCGCAAATGCCTGTTCTAGCGATTTTTCTAAAATGGTAGCGGTTTGAAACAAAGTCCCATCCATATCAAAAATGACTGCTTTCATTTCTTATCCCTCATTTCTTTTCTTCATTTGATAACGAAAAAAATACCCGCTGCGTTGCACACTCCCTGTATACTGAAGAAAAAAGGAGGGATTCACTTGCTGCTCCTGCGACAGCTTTACTTGCAAGTGACCAGCTTGTCCTGGCTCGTGCTAACCGTCAGCACTTTAGGGTTGATTGCCTTCAGCACCTTCATGATGCCGATCATCGAGCCGGCAACGTTCACCAATTATGCAGACGCCTTGTGGTTTACGATGACCACTGTCCTGACCGTCGGATATGGCGACCTATACCCGGTCACATTAGCCGGAAGAATTTTCACTGTCGCGTTTCTCTACATCGTCGGCATCGGCTTATTTGCTTCGTTTATCGGAAAAGCCATCGACAGTTTGTCCTTACATAGAAGAATGAAAGAAAGAGGTGAGTTGATGTATAAAGGGCGCCACCATATTGTCATCATTGATTGGTCCTATAAAGCAGAGCACGCCATTGCTGAAATCTTAAAGCAAGACGCCACAACAGAAGTCGTCGTCATCGACCGGCTGGAAAAAGCCAAAGAGCTCAATTCAAGAATCCATTACGTCAGAGGCAATGCCACGCACGAAGAAATATTGCGGCAAGCCAATGTCGAGCAGGCAAAAGCGGTGCTGATTTTTGCGGATGACCGCATCGAAGACCAGATGCTGACAGACGGAAAATCACTATTGATCGCGACTGCCGTCGAACGCATGTCTCCAGACGTTCATACGACTGTCGAAGTCGAACGGGAAGAACATTTGCCGAGCTTCTCGCATATCCAAGTCGACAAGTTCATCATGTCCAGCGGCACCATCGCCAAAATGGCCGTCAGCTCGATTTTTACGGAAACCCAGTAAACAAGAAAAACAAAACCCGGCACGTAATTTATGATGGGTTTTTAGAGTGTTCAAGAAATTTTTAGTCTCCTATAAACAAAAAACATACTAAGATTAGTAGGACGGACCAAGGCATTGGTTTGTCTTACTATTTTTTTATAGTAGAGGAGAAGCGTTCGCTCGACTCCAGTGGATCAGCGAGACGACCGAGACCCCGCAAGACGCGAAGCGGCTGAGGAGGCTTGGGCGCGAGCCCACGGAAAGCGAGCGATAAGCTTCGGAAAATACAGCTTCTTAAATTTCTCGAGAACCCGAAAACCCGGCACGCGATTGCATGCCGGGTTTTACTTATGACTTTTTAATGCCCATTGTCTTCTTGTATCCGTCTAGGTAACCCTGTTCAGACGGGCTCGCCATGTCCGGCGCACTCATGGCGCGGTGCCAATGTGGATAGAACGGTGCCGGACGCGCAGCTGCTTCGATCAAATCGTGTTCATCACGCTTCAGCTTAATCTTATAGGAAGCGATATTTTCTTTCAGCTGTTCTTCATTGCGTGCTGCGATGACGATCGGCCCGACGTTCGGACGGTCGCGCACCCACGCATAAGCGATTTGTGGCACAGTGGCGTTATGATTGGCTGCCACTTCCTCTAAGGCATCGATCACTGTATACAAGCGTTCCTGATCGTATACCCAAGGCTCCGGCCAGCCGCCGCCTTGGCGCGTATCTTCCGGAGCTTGTTTGTCACGGCCGATTTTGCCATTCAACAAGCCTTCGCCGAGCGGACTCCAAATCATCGAGCCGACTCCGAGTTCTGCACCCGCTGGAAGCAGTTCATACTCCGCTTCGCGCGCTTCCGGCGTGTAGTAAATTTGTTGGGTGATCGGCGGAATCTTGCCGTTTTGTTCCGCAAAGGTATGTGTTTTGGCCAGCGCCCAGCCGCTGTAGTTCGACACGCCCCAATGGCGAATCTTGCCGGCTTTGATCAAATCGTTCATCGTTTCAACCGTTTCTTCAACCGGCGTCTGCCCGTCCCATAAATGGACAAAGTACAGGTCAAGGTAATCTGTACCCAAGCGCGTCAAGGATTCATCAATCGATTTCAATAAATGATTGCGCGAAGCGCCGCGCGCATTCTGATGGCCGTCAAATGGAAAACCGGTCTTCGACGTCAGCAAGACTTGATCCCGCTTGCCGCGAACCGCTGCCCCCAGTACTTTTTCAGCATTGCCTTGCGAGTATAAATTCGCTGTATCAAACATATTAATGCCTGCTTCAAGCGACAGGTCGATCATGCGGCTCGCTTCGTTTTCCTGGATATTGCCTGCCGCCTCAAACCCATTCGTGCCGCTGAACGGGACCGTTCCGAGAATGTATTTCGGGACGCGCAGCCCCGACTTTCCTAAGTTAATATAATCCATTGAAGAAATCCTCCTCGTCGATTGCTTGTTTTCGATTCATGAGCCTTATTTACCCTTTCCAAAATGCCTTAAACAATCGACCAACCGCTTCACGCATCGGGTTTTTGCCGGATGCCTGCTGCAAAAAGCGGGCCGTGAATGGTCATTCCTGAAATGATGCGCGCGATGTCTTCTGGCGGCTCGATTGCTCCCCATTGAGCCATTCCTGGATGACCCCGATATGGGCGGAAGCAATGTACGAAGCCAAATAACGCGGAGGCACTAGCAGGCCATCCGCATTGAAAATTGCATTTTCCCGCCCGAATAATCCCCGGTTCAAGCATTCTTTCATTTTGACCTGGAAGGCCGCGTCTCCCTTTGGCCCCAGTAATGCTTTCATGAAACTTTGATTGGCGCGGAGGAATTCAAAAAATGGCATCAATGCCGAGATTGGCATTGGCCCAGCATCGTGTTGTTTCGTCTCTTCGATGAGCTTTGGAATATTGGGAACAATCTTAGTTTCCATTTCCTTCAGCAATTGTTCTTAGCATTTGTCCATCAAATCAAATTTGTCCTCGTAATGGCTATAAAAGGTGCCGCGGTTAATAGTCGCCCGCTCGGTAATGTCTTTAACGCTAATGGCTTCAAAGCCTTTTTCTTCAATTAAGGCTATCAAGGCCGAACGGATCGCTTGTTTCGTCCGAACGACCCGCAAATCAGTTGGATTTTCGCTCATTTTTGTTCCTCCTTCACACATTTTCCAACACTTTCTTCCCATGTGTTGTTTAAGCAACAGATTGCCTAGTTTTGATGATTGTCCGCTTATGGCTAAGGGACTATACTAAACCCAAGAAGTAAAACGACAGTTTGTTTATTATCTTAGCCGCAAATGAACAAGAAAAACAGCCCAATTTTCCGGGGCCACTACGCCTGGCTCCGGCAGACGGAGGAGGAACCATCATGGACATTCAGCTTTCTCATGTCAAAAAAAGTTTCGGCAAGACCCCAGTTATTAAAGATTTGAGCTTCACCATTACAGCAGGAGAAATCTGCTGCTTGCTCGGCCCATCCGGTTCCGGCAAAACGACCTTGATCAGCTTGATGATCGGGGCATTGCCGGCAGATAGCGGCACGATTCGTTTCGGCGATACCGAGATGCCCGATATGGCGGTTTTAAAACGACTCGGTTTTATGCCGCAAAACGATGCTTTGTACGACGATTTATCGGCATATGGCAATTTGAAATTCTTTGGCGGCCTCTACCCCATCAAGAAACAGGCGCTCGATATACGCATCACCGAAGTCCTCGACATCGTGGAGTTGACCGACCACCGAAAAAAATTGGTGAAAAATTTCTCCGGCGGCATGAAAAAGCGGCTGTCGCTCGCCATCGCGATTTTGCACAAGCCGGATATTCTGTTTCTCGACGAACCGACTGCCGGCATCGACCCGGTGCTGCGCCGAAAAATCTGGAAGCAATTTCAATCTTTTAAAGCGCAAGGCACGACCATCGTCGTCTCGACGCATGTTATGGACGAAGTAATCGAATGCGACAAAGGAGCACTTTTGTATAATGGCCAGCTCATCGAATACGACACCGTCCCGAAACTGCTCGACAAAACCGCAAGCGGACGCATCGAAGACTTGTTCTTCGCCGCTTCAGAAAGTGAGGCGCGCTCATGATCCAGTTAGCGAAACGCGTCATTCGCCAAACCGTCAACGACAAGCGCAGCGTCATGCTCATTCTCGTCGCCCCGTTGCTGATTTTAACTTTGGTTTACTTACTGCTCGGCGATTCGGATTACGTCGCGACCGTCGGCATTGAGCGAGAAGCTGTTCCGGCACCTATCGTCAGCGCATTGGAACAACAAGAGCTACACGTGGTCGATTTAACCTCCGCCCAAGCGGAACAAGCGGACGATTACCTTCAGCAGCATCAAGACGTTGACGCCGTCCTGCGCTTTCCAGAAAATGTGGGCATGGCCATTACGCTGTACGAACCGTCCAAAAAAGGCGCCACCGCCATGGCAGAAATCCAAGATGCGATGGCTTCGATCAACCCGAGCGCCAAAACCGACGTGGACTATGTCTACGGAACGCCGGATCAGAGCACCTTCGATTCGCTCGGCTATGTGTTTCTCGCGTTATTCTCATTCTTTTTCGTGTTCATCATTTCCGCGATGGCGCTCGTTCGTGAACGCAGCCGCGGAACGCTTGAACGCTTGATGATGACTCCAATTCGGCGTGGTGAAGTCATTGCCGGCTATACCGCTGGCTACGGCGTGTTCGCCATCGCCCAAGCAATCCTCATCGTTTTGTACGCGATCTATGTCTTGCAGCTGAGCAATGCCGGCAATATCGGCTGGGTGCTCTTGACGATGGTGCTGCTCGCTGTCACCGCCGTGTCATTCGGCGCCACCATCTCTATTTTCGCGGGCACCGAACTGCAAGTCGTCCAGTTGATCCCGTTCACCATCATTCCGCAAGTATTCTTCTCAGGGCTCATCCCGCTAGACTTGATCCCGTATCATCTCGGCAATTTATCCTACATCATGCCGATCTATTACGGCGCTGCCGCTATTAAAGGCGTCATGGTCTATGGCGACGGCTTCGCAGAAATCTGGGGCCATCTTGCGGGGCTTACGGCTTACGCGCTGGTACTGTACTTGATCAATACGCTAGCTTTGAAGAAATTCCGGAAACTATAAAAAAACGGGCGAAGCTGATGCTTCGTC
This is a stretch of genomic DNA from Planococcus maritimus. It encodes these proteins:
- a CDS encoding ABC transporter ATP-binding protein, which codes for MDIQLSHVKKSFGKTPVIKDLSFTITAGEICCLLGPSGSGKTTLISLMIGALPADSGTIRFGDTEMPDMAVLKRLGFMPQNDALYDDLSAYGNLKFFGGLYPIKKQALDIRITEVLDIVELTDHRKKLVKNFSGGMKKRLSLAIAILHKPDILFLDEPTAGIDPVLRRKIWKQFQSFKAQGTTIVVSTHVMDEVIECDKGALLYNGQLIEYDTVPKLLDKTASGRIEDLFFAASESEARS
- a CDS encoding ABC transporter permease → MIQLAKRVIRQTVNDKRSVMLILVAPLLILTLVYLLLGDSDYVATVGIEREAVPAPIVSALEQQELHVVDLTSAQAEQADDYLQQHQDVDAVLRFPENVGMAITLYEPSKKGATAMAEIQDAMASINPSAKTDVDYVYGTPDQSTFDSLGYVFLALFSFFFVFIISAMALVRERSRGTLERLMMTPIRRGEVIAGYTAGYGVFAIAQAILIVLYAIYVLQLSNAGNIGWVLLTMVLLAVTAVSFGATISIFAGTELQVVQLIPFTIIPQVFFSGLIPLDLIPYHLGNLSYIMPIYYGAAAIKGVMVYGDGFAEIWGHLAGLTAYALVLYLINTLALKKFRKL
- a CDS encoding HAD family hydrolase, with product MKAVIFDMDGTLFQTATILEKSLEQAFAILRERGEWQGAAPIDEYRNIMGVPLPAVWQALLPEKSDELKGEMDGHFLERLIDNIREGHGALYPGVEEVLEKLCSEGYSVFIASNGLVRYLEAIVSYYGLNRWVTETFSIEQAATFDKGDLVRMIKEKYAVTDGAVVGDRLSDIRAAKANNFVAVGCRFDFAQEQELKEADVVIEGFGELINVLAEVESREKTALNIPLHRKV
- a CDS encoding potassium channel family protein, whose translation is MLLLRQLYLQVTSLSWLVLTVSTLGLIAFSTFMMPIIEPATFTNYADALWFTMTTVLTVGYGDLYPVTLAGRIFTVAFLYIVGIGLFASFIGKAIDSLSLHRRMKERGELMYKGRHHIVIIDWSYKAEHAIAEILKQDATTEVVVIDRLEKAKELNSRIHYVRGNATHEEILRQANVEQAKAVLIFADDRIEDQMLTDGKSLLIATAVERMSPDVHTTVEVEREEHLPSFSHIQVDKFIMSSGTIAKMAVSSIFTETQ
- a CDS encoding aldo/keto reductase, with protein sequence MDYINLGKSGLRVPKYILGTVPFSGTNGFEAAGNIQENEASRMIDLSLEAGINMFDTANLYSQGNAEKVLGAAVRGKRDQVLLTSKTGFPFDGHQNARGASRNHLLKSIDESLTRLGTDYLDLYFVHLWDGQTPVEETVETMNDLIKAGKIRHWGVSNYSGWALAKTHTFAEQNGKIPPITQQIYYTPEAREAEYELLPAGAELGVGSMIWSPLGEGLLNGKIGRDKQAPEDTRQGGGWPEPWVYDQERLYTVIDALEEVAANHNATVPQIAYAWVRDRPNVGPIVIAARNEEQLKENIASYKIKLKRDEHDLIEAAARPAPFYPHWHRAMSAPDMASPSEQGYLDGYKKTMGIKKS